GAGTGAGTACCTTAGATGCCTACCGATGCCCAACCCAGAGGCTTATAAGCTGCTACGCAGCTAAATTTTACAGTCAATTTAATAGACATCTCCTTTCAAAGAATGTAGAGACGTTGCATGCAACGTCTCTACGAGGGTTACTTAGCGATTATTTCAGGGAACAAGAACAGGCAAAAACCTATTCTCCTATTTTTGAATATCCTAATTTTGAATATTTGGAGGCGGAAGGCGATCGGGATATTGGCTAAACTTTAGCAGACTATAGTCTTTCCATTTGAGATGTAAACAATGGTAGGTTGGGTTACGACGCGGTAATTAACTTAATAATGCTCACAGATACGTCTTTTCCCGCGTCGTAACCCAACATTCACTATTAAATATGTGTTCAGGACTCATTGGAAAACGCTATATTCTGAAGAGACGGAGAATAGGCACTAAGCTAGTTGAATATTAAGCCTGTGAGGGTGAGGGTGTGAATGGGGTATTTTTATTGTTGATTTGAGGAATTATCCTCGATTTTACGCTTACTCGTTTGTTGTTCTTTTTCACGCAAGAATTCAGCAAAATCTCGTACTTCCGCTAATTTTACTTCTGGAAGTTCATCTAAAATGCTCTGCAAGTGCGTCTGCAATCCTACTGTCTCGCTGGCGGGTTTATAGAGTTGCAATTGGTGGCAATAAACGGTTTCAACACCAATTGTTTCTACAAAAGATTTCGGTTCTTCTGGGGTTGCTGGTACAAAATTTTCCTGTGCGTCATATTTCACCCAATCCCCAAATAGTTCTACCATGTAGGCTTCGCCATTTTTAAAGACCTCAACAATTG
The window above is part of the Argonema galeatum A003/A1 genome. Proteins encoded here:
- a CDS encoding DUF2281 domain-containing protein produces the protein MRFQIFDSVKLTEEIPLTDGGTAAIGTIGAIVEVFKNGEAYMVELFGDWVKYDAQENFVPATPEEPKSFVETIGVETVYCHQLQLYKPASETVGLQTHLQSILDELPEVKLAEVRDFAEFLREKEQQTSKRKIEDNSSNQQ